The nucleotide window CCAAAAGCATGGTTCCATTTTCCGGACAGCCATAAGGGCAAAGAATATTGGATGGAAATAAATTTTGCCGGTTCCGCCTTTGGGTCAGGTAAAGTGATTTTTGAATTGTTTTTTGCCGCATTTCTTAGCACGGCATTAATAAATCCAGCTGTTTTTTTTCCTGAAGTTTTTTTTGCAATATCAACCGCAGTATTAATGGCGGCAAAGGCCGGAATTCTGTCCATGTACAGAATTTGAAATAAAGTTATTCTTAATAGATATAAAGGCGCTGTGTCTATTTTTATCAAGGGAATATTTGAAAAAGCACAAAGGGTATGATCAATAGATTCTCTATGACGAAGAACACCGAATATCAAGGCATTGCAAAGGTTTTTGTCATTTTTGGAAAGACAGGATATCTCTTCTGAATGGTTTTCCAGGCTTTTGTCAAGGGTCAATGATGCCTTGTGCCAGGAGCATAAAACATTCAAGGCGATGTGTCGGGGATCTTTAATCATCTAAAGATCAAATTTTACAGGTGGATCAATCTTGTGACCGCATAAAAAGTCCATGGCTTTTAATCGTTTCCCGGACGACCCCATCAGTTCAAGAATTGTCAGGCAGCCGTTTCCGGTTGTTACATGGATACCTTCTTTGTCGCATTGAAAAATGACTCCTGGCTCATGGTTGGCAGGCTTGTCAGATGTCTTGGCAGTATAAATTTTGATCAATTTATTCTCAAGATGGGTGAATGCGCCTGGCCAGGGTGTCATGGCATTGATATGGGCACGGATCTGTCGGTTGGAAAGGTTCCAGTTGATCTTGCCGTCACTTTTTTTGAGCATTTTGACATTCGTGGCCTTTGAGTGATCCTGGGGCATGGGTTTCAGGCGGTTGTCCAAAATGGCATGAATGGTTTTCACAATAAGGTCCGCACCGATTTCCCCCAGCCGGTCATGGATATCCTGGGCAGTATCATGTTCTGATATGGGTGTTTCTGATGTCAGCAGAATATCTCCTGTGTCCATTCCTTTGGCCATAACCATGGTGGTAACCCCGGTGATCTCATCCATATTCAGAATGGATGCCTGGATGGGGGATGCCCCCCTGTATTTGGGTAACAGAGAGGCATGGATGTTTATGGGATATACTTTGGGAATGTCCAAAATTTCCTGTGAAAGGATCTGCCCAAATGCTGCAACAACAAAAAAATCAGGTTGAAGGGATAAAAGTTTGTCTTTTGCCTCTTGTGTGTTGATTTTTTCGGGTTGAAAAACATCAAGGCCCAGCTCGAGCGCAGCAGTTTTGACAGGGGAGGGTGCAAGTTTTTTCCCTCTGCCCTTGGGCCTGTCCGGTTGAGTGACCACCAGGCTGATATGAAAATCATCCTGTGCCGCCAGGTGCTGCAAAGCCGGAACACTGAAATCAGGTGTTCCCATGTATATGACACATATTTTTTGTTTCATTTGATTTTCAATTTTTTTGCAAGTTTCTTTTTATACATGGTTCTTTTTAAGATGCTGATTCTGTCAATAAACAGTATACCATCAAGATGATCAATTTCATGCTGCATGATGACGGCAAGAATTCCCTTGGCCTCAAATTCAAGTTGTTTTCCTTCAGTATTAAGAGCCTTAACCGTTACGGTCTCATATCTTTTAACATCAGAGCTATAGTCAAGCACACTTAAACAGGCTTCTTTTTCTGAAATAATGCTGCCCGAAGCTGAAATTATTTCGGGGTTGATCAAGGCTGTAAATTCCTTTTTTGACCCGTCATCTTCCGGATTTGCTGCATTTGAATCATAGACAATAATTCGTTTGTTCACACCAACCTGGGGCGCGGCAAGCCCGACGCCAGGTGCCTCAAACATGGTTTCTCCCATATCCTCGGTTAGTTTTCTTATGTCATCGTCAATTGTGTCAACCTTATCTGATGGTTGCAATAGCGATTTTTCAGGATAGGTTAAAATTTTAAGAATGGCCATTTTTCTCTAAAATATCCTTTGCGGTTTCAATGTCTTTTTTAATCTGTTCGGAAAGTTCGTGAATATTGGCAAATTTTTGTTCATCCCTTAACCTTGCAACCATATTGACCCGGATACGGGTATCATAAATGTCATGATTAAAATCAAGGATATGAACCTCAATGGTAAATATATGGTCTCCAAATGTAGGTGAGAAACCAATGTTGGCCACCCCCCAGAAATTGCCTTTTGTTGTTTCCACCGTCACCGCATAGACCCCCAGTTTAGGGCACAACTCATCATGGAGTTTGATATTGGCAGTTGGAAATCCCAGTTGGCTGCCGCCACGTTCGCGACCTTTGATCACTTTACCCCTGATTTGATAGTGCCGGCCAAGATATTTCATGGCCTGGTCAACATTTCCCTGACTGACAATTTCACGGATTCTGGTGCTGCTGATTCTTTCAAGATCTGAATCCGTATTATTTATCCAGGGTGAAACAATGGTTTTAAATCCAAGATTGTCTTCTTCTGTTTTTAAAAGATCTACATTACCCAGTCTGTCTTTCCCAAATGAATAGTCCGCGCCAATAATGATAGCTTTCATTCCGATTTTATTCACAAGAAAGTTTTCAATAAAATCATGGGCGGTAATGGCGGCAAACTCCATGTTGAAAGGGATGCACAACAAAACATCTATGCCGCATTGTTCAATAAGTTCAAGCTTTTGGTCACGTCTGGTAATCAAGGGCGGGCCTGAAATTCCCAAAGCTTTTAGCGGGTGAGGATCGAATGTCATGGCAACGGATGTTCCGTTGATCTGTTTTGCTTTTTCTATCACTTGCTGAAAAAGACTCTGGTGTCCTTTGTGAACACCGTCAAAGTTGCCGATGGTAATGACCGCATTTTTAAACGGACTGTTAATCTGATCTATATTTTCAATTAATTCCATATTTACCTTTTCTATTTGGAACAATAATCTTGACAAAGCTTTCAAACACATATATATAGCCTAATCATGATTTTTAAGCAATCTTTAATTGCTCGTTTATGTGCAGTATGGAAGGCTTAGAGCCGAAGTGGCGGAATTGGTAGACGCGCTTGTTTCAGGGACAAGTGAGCGAACGCTTGTGGGAGTTCGAATCTCCCCTTCGGCACCAAATCATGTGCTTAAGGGATTAAGCCGAAGTGGTGGAATTGGTAGACACGCTAGACTTAGGATCTAGTGCCGCAAGGCGTGGAAGTTCAAGTCTTCTCTTCGGTACCATAATAAAAACAGAGGTTTAGATGGTTCAATCTAAACCTCTGTTTGCGTTTGGTCAACGATTTGCTCAACTTTTGCCGCTAAAAGTCAACTTTTTTTATTGACCTTATCTCCATGACTGAATAAAAAAAATTCCATTCTTTTTACAGCTTCAGCCTTTTCTTTTTCATCAACAGTATTGTACCGGTCAAACATTTCCCGGGTAGAGTGCCCGGTTATATCCATGGTCACGGTATCATGGGTGCCGGCCTTTCTCATGTATGTATTGAAGGTATGCCTTAAATCATGTGCTGTGATATGCAGATTCATATAAATTATTTAATCGGCTATGAATTGAAAATGAGATAAATATTAATGAACCATATTTTAGAAATTGCAGAACAAATACAAAAAAAAGCTTGGGATGTCATTGACGATATAAATATAATTGAATTATGGTCTTCAATTGGTGCAACCATCAATTTGGTAGGTTCACTAAAAACAGGCTTACTGATAAATAATCGGGATATTGATTTTCATATTTATACAAACCCATTTAGGCTTGCTGATAGTTTTTCAGTGATATCCAGACTTGCAGAGAATAAACGCATTAAAACGATTAACTACACAAATCTACTTGAAGCGGAAGACAAATGCATCGAGTGGCATGCTTTTTATGATGATCAAGAAGGGTATTCTTGGCAGATCGATATGATTCACATTTTAAATGAATCCCCCTATGTTGGTCATTTTGAGAATGTGGCTGAACGTATTTCCAAAGTTTTGACACAAGAAACTCGTGAAGCAATTCTCAGAATTAAAAACGATATTCCCATTAGAAAAAAGGTGATGGGAATACAGATATATAAAGCTGTTATTGAAAACGGAATTCGTGATATCGATTCTTTTTGGCAATGGAAACAACAAAATCCAGATGGTGGTATTATCACATGGATACCTTAAACAGAGGGCGGAACAACTCATTTGACTTGGACCGGGAAAGGCTGCGGTTTTTTCGAACGTAATTATTTTTCTTAATTTTAGGCTTTTAAACTGTTGTAATGATTAAAGCTGAAAAATAATAATGACACATAATAGAAAAAAATATCTTTACAAGGTGTTTTTTACAGTATGAACGGTCTCTTCGTAATCCACTCCCTCTCTTTCTAATCCCAAGAAAATTTTATCCGCTGCCAAATCATGTATTGCGCATGGGTCTGATTGAATATAAAATGAAGAACTAACCTCAATTCGCTTAACATAAAGTTTCCGCCCTTTCGTCCTGTCTGATCTTCGGCAACCTGCTTATGGCGGATACCATAACAGTCTCAGAGCAAGAGAGGCCCAAAGTTCTTTAAACAGTAAATGGAGGGGAACCATGCAGGATGTCAGAAAAGTAAAATTGATATTAACCCGTCAACCAACTACAGAGGGGGCAGGGGTTCATCTGAGCCGGGTGTTTGGATACAATGAAGCGCCAACGTTTGACCCCTTTCTGATGCTTGATGATTTTCGGTCCGATACGCCTGAAGATTATCTTAAAGGATTCCCCTGGCACCCCCACCGTGGCATTTAAACCATAACCTATGTTCTTAAGGGGGATGTGGAACATGGGGACAGCTTAGGCAACAAGGGAATCATCTCTTCGGGGGATGTACAGTGGATGACGGCAGGCAGCGGGATTATCCACCAGGAAATGCCGAAAGGCGATAAAAAAGGGGCTATGTATGGATTTCAACTTTGGGCCAACCTGCCCGCATCACAAAAAATGATTTCACCAAAATACCGTGATATTACAGCAGACCAGGTTCCTGAAATAAGTACGCAAAACAATATTAAAATCAAAGTAATTGCAGGAAATATCGCCGGTGTACAAGGCCCAATGGATGACATTGTAATTGATCCTGAATTTCTGGATTGTGCCGTTCCGGCAGGGGAAACCTTTATACATGAAGTTGATCCGACTTATACCGCCTTTATTTATGTGATCGGCGGCAGTGGAACTACAGATAACAAATTTATAGAAAACGGCAATTTGGTTCTTTTTGAAAAAGGGGAATATTTATCAATTACAGCTGCCGATGAAAACCTCAGATTTCTGGTGTTAACAGGTAATCCGCTCAAAGAACCTGTCGCATGGAGAGGCCCTATTGTCATGAATACCCAGGAGGAACTGGCGGTTGCCTTTCAAGAATACCGGGACGGCACATTTATTAAAAAATAATGATGATTCGGCCTGAAAGGTTAACAGTAAAATAAATATAAGGACGAACGTCATGACAAATGGTCCAGAGAGCAAAATCAAAATTTTTTCAAAATTTCATACCAGTAAGTCCGCACAGAGAACCCGGGAAGGGGCACTGGCCGAACTTAAGCAGTCACTGAACCGGCTCAATTGAGAGCGATCACGATAATCCATGGACATGTATTCACGATAAATCAAGGTGCTGATGAACTTACCTGAACTTACCAATTCAAATCAAATTCATCCGATGATTTTACGAACTTTTTTCAATGTTCTGTTCAAATAATGAATTCCGCTGTCATGGGAGATTATTTTTTAAGTGGATTAAAAACGCTGAAAAATTCTTTGATAAAAGAAGTTCGGGGCAGGGGGCTGATGACTGGATTTGAATTGATTTCTGACAAGATAAACGCAAGAAACTATTGTGAAAGTTTGAAATACAATGGTGTTTTGTGCAAAGAGACACATGACAATATTATCCGGTTTGCGCAGCCACTGGTGGTAAAAAAAAGAAGATATTGACCATGCGCTTAATGTGATTCATAAGGTTATTGGTTAAGATAATAATTTAGTACATGAGAACCTGTTTTAAAAATACCACATTATGCCGGAAACCCCTTTGGGCAGGTAGAATTTTGATGAAATTAATTTTTAAACAGATAATATGAGAAGGCTGGTCCCTCCAACGAGCTATGATATAATCACGCTCAATTAGTAACGCAGTCACCCAAGGGGCTGCAAAAAAAGGAGGGGACCAGCCATGAATAACAATATCACAATAGGAATGGATTTGGGAGACAAGTTTCACATAGCGGTTGTATTTGACAGTGATGGCACTGAATTAGAGATTGCCAAGGTGATTAATACTAAAACCGGTATACGCACGTTCTTCAAACAGTACAAATCCGCCACAGTGGCTATAGAGGCAGGCACTCACTCTCCATGGATCAGCCGGTTGTTGACTGAAATGGAGCAGACCGTGTACGTCGGGAACCCTCGTAAATTAAGGTATATCTGGGACAGTATTGATAAATCAGATGCCCGGGACGCACGGATGCTTGGTATGGTTTGCCGATTGGAACCAAGACTTCTGCAACCAATACACCATCGCAGCAGCCAGGCCCAAGTTGATCTGACAACAATCAAATCCCGTGATATGCTGGTTAAGAGCCGCACACAGCTGATCAACCACGTAAGGGGAATCGTCAAAGCCAATGGGGAGCGTCTGCCCAAATGCAGTGCAGCAAGCTTTGCCAATAAATGTAGTTCCGATATCCCAAAAGAGCTTTGGCCTGCTATAGCGCCTTTGTTTGAAGTTATCACGGAGTTGAATTGCCAGATAAAAGAGCTTGAGAGCAAAATTGAACAACTCAGCATAGAAAAGTACCCTGAAACCAGGTTTTTGAGGCAGGTTCCTGGAGTTGGTCCCATAACTGCATTGTCATATATCCTTTACATTGAAGATCCTTGATCAGCGTCATATATAATACCCGCCGAACGACAATTAAAATTCCTGAAATATAAATCAAAAAAATGGTAAAAGCCGCCAAATCTTATGAAAGGAGAGATTTGGATGGTAACGGACCAGCAAGTGAGGAGGTTATTCAAGTTGATTCAAACTGAAAAAAATTTCGGGATAGCAGCAATGAAAGCAGGTATGGATGAAAAAACGGCTCGAAAGTACCGTAAAATGGGCAAATTGCCAAGCGAACTTAAACAGGAGCATAACTGGAGAACACGTAAGGACCCGTTTGAAGACGTATGGGATGGTATCAAAGGAATGTTATCAATAAATCCGGGGTTGGAAGCCAAAACCATTTTTGAGGATCTTCAAAGAAACCAGCCAAGCCGATTTGCCGATGGGCAGTTGAGGACCTTGCAACGGAGGATAAAACATTGGAGGGCAACAGAAGGACCGGGTAAAGAAATTTTCTTCGCTCAAATTCATAAGCCGGGCGAATTATGCCAGTCTGACTTCACCCATATGGATGAGCTGGGCATCACCATATCCGGCGTTCCTTTTGATCACATGATTTATCATTTTGTTTTAACCTATTCCAACTGGGAAACCGGTACCATATGTTTCTCCGAGAGTTTTGAAAGCCTGAGCCAGGGCCTGCAAAATGCTTTATGGGAATTGGGCGGTGTACCGTATCATCACCGCACAGATCGCTTGGCTGCCGCTGTCAACAAGGAGACCCACCCGGAAGAGTTCACCCGCAGATATCAGGATCTTGTCGACCATTACGGTCTGACTCCTTCTAAAACGAACCCGTCCAGCCCCAATGAAAATGGTGATGTGGAGCAGCGCAATTACCGGTTCAAAAAAGCCGTTGAACAAGCCCTGTTATTGAGAGGTCACCGGGATTTTAAAGACCGGGAAGAGTATGAGAGTTTTCTGTCCAGGTTGTTTGGGCAACTGAATGCCGGCCGAAAAGGCCGCCTTGCAGAAGAAGTGGAACTCCTGCATCGGCTCCCCAAACGCCGGATCGACTCATGTAAAAAACTGGATTTAAAAGTCGGTCCCAGCAGTACCATACGAGTCAATCACAATGTCTACTCAGTGAACAGCAGGCTCATAGGAGAAAAAATACAGGTTCGTCTTTACATGGAATGTCTGGAAATCTGGTACGGACAGAAAAAGATCGACACCTTGCCACGGTTACGGGGTGAGGGGAAGCACAAAATCAATTACCGGCATATCATTGACAGCCTGGTCAAAAAGCCGAGGGCGTTTGAAAACTACCGCTATCGTGATGCCATGTTTCCCACCAGCCGTTTCCGGATTGCCTATGACTATTTAAAAGAACGCTATACTGTTCAAAGCGCTGCCTCAAGATATTTGAAGATTCTATACCTTGCCGCAAAAGACAGTGAAGTGGCTGTAGACAGTGCTCTGACGGTTTTAATAAACGAAAGCCATGAAATCAGCAAAGATGCGGTTCAGCGCCTTATGGAATCCAATGCCCCTGTTGCCGGACCAGATGATATCCATATTCCGGCAGTTGATTTAACCCTTTATGACAAACTTCTCAAGGAGGTGGCAGCATGATGAGTGATCATGACCAGATCATGAACCATCTCAAGAGTCTCCACATGCCGACCATGCGCCGCAGCTATGAAGAAATGGCAGATCAGGCCCGGGCGGAGTCATGGGGGTATGAACAGTATCTTTTACAGCTGCTGAATCTTGAATGTGAAGTGCGGTGGCAAAACCGGATAGCACGGAACCTGAGGGCATCCAAGCTGCCACCGTCAAAGACCTTTGAAAATTTTGATAAAAAACGCCTTCCCATAAAGGTCGCTAATCATTTGAATGTACTGATCGACGGCTCTTTTTTAAGCCGATCTGAAAATATTTTGGCCTTTGGGAATCCGGGAAGCGGGAAAACCCATCTGTTGTGTGCCATTGGCCATGAATTGATTGCAAAAGGAAAGCAGGTCCTTTTCATCTCATGCAGCCAGCTTGTTCAGGAGCTGCTGATCGCCAAAAGGGAGCTTGAGTTGACAAAAAAGCTCAAAAGCCTCTCCAGGTTTGATGCCGTGATTATCGATGATATCGGATATGTCCAGCAAAGCCGGGAAGAGATGGAGGTGCTGTTCACCTTCCTGGCAGACCGGTATGAGCAAGGCAGTCTGATGATCACCAGCAATCTTCCCTTTTCCAAGTGGGAACAGATTTTTAAAGATCCGATGACGACGGCTGCGGCTATCGACAGGCTTGTTCATCACAGCATTATCTTTGAATTGAATGTTGAGAGCTATCGCATGGAGCAGGCCAAAAAGGAGGCAAGATAATGTTCGAACACGATATGGAAACAGCATATACCAGGGAAGAACTCGTAGAAATTGTCAAAATGATACGGCTGCATTTATACAATAGAGGCCTGCACTGTGGCGCCAGGGTTATAAGGGAGGAAATGGAGAATGAGAATATCCAGCCAATACCTTCTGTGAGAACTATTGGGCGTATATTATCACGACATGGCCTAACACATGGCAGAACCGGTTTTTATAATAATCCTGTTTAAAAACAGATGAATAATAAACGGCCATTTTTTTATG belongs to Desulfobacula toluolica Tol2 and includes:
- a CDS encoding bifunctional riboflavin kinase/FAD synthetase, with product MELIENIDQINSPFKNAVITIGNFDGVHKGHQSLFQQVIEKAKQINGTSVAMTFDPHPLKALGISGPPLITRRDQKLELIEQCGIDVLLCIPFNMEFAAITAHDFIENFLVNKIGMKAIIIGADYSFGKDRLGNVDLLKTEEDNLGFKTIVSPWINNTDSDLERISSTRIREIVSQGNVDQAMKYLGRHYQIRGKVIKGRERGGSQLGFPTANIKLHDELCPKLGVYAVTVETTKGNFWGVANIGFSPTFGDHIFTIEVHILDFNHDIYDTRIRVNMVARLRDEQKFANIHELSEQIKKDIETAKDILEKNGHS
- the istB gene encoding IS21-like element helper ATPase IstB, which encodes MMSDHDQIMNHLKSLHMPTMRRSYEEMADQARAESWGYEQYLLQLLNLECEVRWQNRIARNLRASKLPPSKTFENFDKKRLPIKVANHLNVLIDGSFLSRSENILAFGNPGSGKTHLLCAIGHELIAKGKQVLFISCSQLVQELLIAKRELELTKKLKSLSRFDAVIIDDIGYVQQSREEMEVLFTFLADRYEQGSLMITSNLPFSKWEQIFKDPMTTAAAIDRLVHHSIIFELNVESYRMEQAKKEAR
- the istA gene encoding IS21 family transposase, which codes for MQTEKNFGIAAMKAGMDEKTARKYRKMGKLPSELKQEHNWRTRKDPFEDVWDGIKGMLSINPGLEAKTIFEDLQRNQPSRFADGQLRTLQRRIKHWRATEGPGKEIFFAQIHKPGELCQSDFTHMDELGITISGVPFDHMIYHFVLTYSNWETGTICFSESFESLSQGLQNALWELGGVPYHHRTDRLAAAVNKETHPEEFTRRYQDLVDHYGLTPSKTNPSSPNENGDVEQRNYRFKKAVEQALLLRGHRDFKDREEYESFLSRLFGQLNAGRKGRLAEEVELLHRLPKRRIDSCKKLDLKVGPSSTIRVNHNVYSVNSRLIGEKIQVRLYMECLEIWYGQKKIDTLPRLRGEGKHKINYRHIIDSLVKKPRAFENYRYRDAMFPTSRFRIAYDYLKERYTVQSAASRYLKILYLAAKDSEVAVDSALTVLINESHEISKDAVQRLMESNAPVAGPDDIHIPAVDLTLYDKLLKEVAA
- a CDS encoding cupin domain-containing protein, whose product is MQDVRKVKLILTRQPTTEGAGVHLSRVFGYNEAPTFDPFLMLDDFRSDTPEDYLKGFPWHPHRGI
- a CDS encoding tyrosine-type recombinase/integrase gives rise to the protein MNLHITAHDLRHTFNTYMRKAGTHDTVTMDITGHSTREMFDRYNTVDEKEKAEAVKRMEFFLFSHGDKVNKKS
- the def gene encoding peptide deformylase; the protein is MAILKILTYPEKSLLQPSDKVDTIDDDIRKLTEDMGETMFEAPGVGLAAPQVGVNKRIIVYDSNAANPEDDGSKKEFTALINPEIISASGSIISEKEACLSVLDYSSDVKRYETVTVKALNTEGKQLEFEAKGILAVIMQHEIDHLDGILFIDRISILKRTMYKKKLAKKLKIK
- a CDS encoding pirin family protein; its protein translation is MTYVLKGDVEHGDSLGNKGIISSGDVQWMTAGSGIIHQEMPKGDKKGAMYGFQLWANLPASQKMISPKYRDITADQVPEISTQNNIKIKVIAGNIAGVQGPMDDIVIDPEFLDCAVPAGETFIHEVDPTYTAFIYVIGGSGTTDNKFIENGNLVLFEKGEYLSITAADENLRFLVLTGNPLKEPVAWRGPIVMNTQEELAVAFQEYRDGTFIKK
- a CDS encoding IS110 family transposase encodes the protein MNNNITIGMDLGDKFHIAVVFDSDGTELEIAKVINTKTGIRTFFKQYKSATVAIEAGTHSPWISRLLTEMEQTVYVGNPRKLRYIWDSIDKSDARDARMLGMVCRLEPRLLQPIHHRSSQAQVDLTTIKSRDMLVKSRTQLINHVRGIVKANGERLPKCSAASFANKCSSDIPKELWPAIAPLFEVITELNCQIKELESKIEQLSIEKYPETRFLRQVPGVGPITALSYILYIEDP
- a CDS encoding aminotransferase class III-fold pyridoxal phosphate-dependent enzyme, producing the protein MGDYFLSGLKTLKNSLIKEVRGRGLMTGFELISDKINARNYCESLKYNGVLCKETHDNIIRFAQPLVVKKRRY
- the fmt gene encoding methionyl-tRNA formyltransferase, which produces MKQKICVIYMGTPDFSVPALQHLAAQDDFHISLVVTQPDRPKGRGKKLAPSPVKTAALELGLDVFQPEKINTQEAKDKLLSLQPDFFVVAAFGQILSQEILDIPKVYPINIHASLLPKYRGASPIQASILNMDEITGVTTMVMAKGMDTGDILLTSETPISEHDTAQDIHDRLGEIGADLIVKTIHAILDNRLKPMPQDHSKATNVKMLKKSDGKINWNLSNRQIRAHINAMTPWPGAFTHLENKLIKIYTAKTSDKPANHEPGVIFQCDKEGIHVTTGNGCLTILELMGSSGKRLKAMDFLCGHKIDPPVKFDL